In Daucus carota subsp. sativus chromosome 4, DH1 v3.0, whole genome shotgun sequence, one DNA window encodes the following:
- the LOC135151945 gene encoding uncharacterized protein LOC135151945 translates to MERNNSYGNTWADQWESNPDDRSHYTSLQDNNKSAGSSKYGKKLEQGLGKTKAVASVGVKKVKQGSSLTFQWIKNKYTKTTQKH, encoded by the coding sequence atGGAAAGGAACAACTCGTACGGGAACACATGGGCGGATCAGTGGGAGTCGAACCCAGATGATCGAAGCCATTATACAAGTCTACAAGACAATAACAAGAGCGCAGGTAGCAGCAAATACGGCAAAAAACTCGAACAAGGGCTTGGAAAGACTAAGGCTGTGGCTTCTGTTGGTGTCAAGAAAGTTAAACAAGGCTCCTCTCTCACTTTTCAGTGGATCAAGAACAAGTATACCAAGACTACCCAGAAACACTAA
- the LOC108192733 gene encoding uncharacterized protein LOC108192733 — MLVLFGEAKIMVYLVGITSLRELSDYMDAADTPGWSWGPNLYSMIFSVHLLRPRTMSLLSDASCLSVCSKCGATKSHRNSYQEVDQLIFTIMMLKVI; from the exons ATGCTGGTGCTTTTTGGGGAGGCCAAGATTATGGTGTACTTAGTTGGGATAACAAGCTTGCGGGAGCTTAG TGACTATATGGATGCTGCGGATACACCTGGATGGTCCTGGGGACCAAATCTCTACTCAATGATATTCTCCGTTCATTTGCTCAGACCCAG GACAATGTCATTGCTTAGTGATGCCAGTTGTTTATCTGTCTGCTCAAAATGTGGTGCAACAAAAAGCCACAGAAACTCCTACCAAGAGGTTGATCAATTGATTTTCACAATAATGAtgctaaaagtaatttaa
- the LOC135152170 gene encoding uncharacterized protein LOC135152170, with product MERLKEAGGDAVICQLGCGAWKLSGIPCRHAVRAMLHAKIDPHKMVSSWYSISTYKQTYSDTINPVPDKENWPAYEGLLLIMPPTMRRGVGRPSRNGRREEGEDQKG from the exons ATGGAGAGACTTAAAGAAGCTGGAGGTGATGCAGTGATCTGCCAACTTGG CTGTGGGGCATGGAAGCTCTCTGGAATTCCTTGTAGACATGCTGTCAGAGCTATGTTACATGCCAAGATAGATCCACATAAGATGGTTAGCTCTTGGTACTCAATCAGTACATACAAGCAAACTTACAGTGATACCATAAACCCTGTACCTGATAAGGAGAACTGGCCAGCATATGAGGGTCTCCTACTGATTATGCCACCAACAATGAGAAGGGGTGTGGGTAGGCCAAGTAGAAATGGAAGGAGGGAAGAAGGTGAAGACCAAAAAGGCTAG